In Ascaphus truei isolate aAscTru1 unplaced genomic scaffold, aAscTru1.hap1 HAP1_SCAFFOLD_976, whole genome shotgun sequence, the genomic window gtgaaaggtttctcccctgtatgactcCTCTGGTGTTTGAGAAGGCTTTGCTTTTCATTGAATTGTTTcttacactctgtacatgtgtaaggtttctcccctgtatgaatcctctggtgtttgACAAGGCTTTGCTTTACactgaattgtttctcacacactgtacatgtgtaaggtttctccaCTGTATGAACCCTCTGGTGTTTGACAAGGCTTTGCTTTACACTGAATTGTTTcttacactctgtacatgtgaaaggtttctcccctgtatgaatccgctggTGTTTGAGAAGGCTTTGCTTTTCATTGAATTGTTTCTTACACTCTGTgcatgtgtaaggtttctcccctgtatgaatcctctggtgtttgACAAGGCTTTTCTTTTCATTGAATTGTTtctcacacactgtacatgtgtaaggtttctcccctgtatgaacccTCTGGTGTTTGACAAGGCTTTGCTTTACACTGAATTGTTTcttacactctgtacatgtgaaaggtttctcccctgtatgaatccgctggTGTTTGAGAAGGCTTTGCTTTTCATTGAATTGTTTCTTACACTCTGTgcatgtgtaaggtttctcccctgtatgaatcgtCTGGTGTCTGACAAGGCTTTTCTTTTCATTGAATTGTTTcttacactctgtacatgtgtaaggtttctccccAGTGTGAATCTTCTGGTGTAAGAGGAGATGGTCCTTCCGTGAAAAGCTTTTCTCACACTCACTACATCTGAAAGGTTTCACCCCTGTGTGAATCATCTCGTGCCTGGAAAGGTTGCCCTGAACAATGAATTGTTTCTCACACACCGAACATGTGTAAGGTTtcacccctgtgtgaatcctctggtgcgATAGGAGTTTCCCCTTCCGTGAAAAATGTTTTCCACAGTCTGTACAGGTAAAAGGTTTCTTGCTAGTGTCGACACAAAGGTGTGTGATCAAATCCATATTCAGCGAGAAGCTTTCCCCACACTTACAACAAAGgaaaagcggagcactgcagCTCCTTCTTGAATCACTCTCGTATATTTCAATCTGTGCTGTGAGCTGTACAAGGCCTGTAAATTCACCCTcatgtggcactggttccttgCATGTGTCCAATATGTGGTAGGAATCATTGGTTTTTGGCACCTCAGGGCTGCAGGAAGTGAAGCAGCTTTTGGACATGCAAGAGGTCCAGTTCTGCTCCTCGTTCAGGCAGTTTTCTAACAAAAgagaacaaaaaagacaaagctcaaatgttttcaatctgtaaagcaaatgaataaaaaatacttTGCAGAATTTACTTAATCACTACTACATTAACAAAATGTTCTGGTTACTCTATACCCATAGCTCTAAAACAGTGGCCCTTGGATATCCAAAACCCCCAATGACTTTGGTGGTGTTCCCCAAAGACCTGCAATATGTTTCTGGCAGTTCACACAGTTAATTTTGATAGACATATATGTATTCATTCCTGTAttgattatatatgtgtacatttacATTCTCCAAATCATAATTAACATTGAACTTGTCCATGAGAAGTAAAGTTAAGGGAATAGTGGTCTATCATACTAGTGAGTTAGTGCTATCAAGCCAACCCGACAGAAATATATAGTGTAaagatacagttaggtccggaaataattggacactgatacaagttttgttatttcggctgtgtaccaaaataaattcaagttacagttaaataatgaatatgggcttaaagtgcagtctatcagctttaatttgagggtattcacatccaaattggagaaagggtttaggaattacatctctttaatatgtagccctctctttttcaagggaccaaaagtaaattggacaattgactcaaaagctgtttcatggacagatgtgggctattccttcattatttcatcaacaattaagcaggtaaaaggtctggagttgattccaggtgtggcattcgcgttttgaagctgttgctgtgaacccacaacatgcggtcaaaagagctctcaatgcaagtgaaacagggcatccttaggctgcaaaaaaaaaagaaaatccatcagagagatagcaggaacattaggagtggccaaaacagtttggtacattctgagagagaaaaaaaaaaaagaacgcaccggtgagctctgcaacataaaaaggcctggacgtccacgaaagacaacagtggtggatgatcgtaggatcctttccatggtaaagaaaaaccccttcacaacatccagccaagtgaagaacactctccaggaggtaggcatatcattatccaagtctaccataaagagaagacttcacgagagcacatacagagggttcaccacaaggtgcaaacccttcataagcctcaagaatagaaaggccagattagactttgccaaacaatatctaaaaaagccagcccagttctggaacagcattctttggacagatgaaactaagatcaacctgtaccagaatgatgggaagaaaaaagtatggagaaggctaggaacggctcatgatccgaagcataccatatcatctgtaaaacacggtggaggcagtgtgatggcatgggcatgcatggcttacaatggcactgggtcactagtgtttattgatgatgtgacaaaagacagaagcagccggatgacttctgaagtgtatagggatatattgtctgctcagattcagccaaattcagcgaagttgattggacggcgcttcactttacagatggacaatgacccaaaacatactgcgaaagcaacccaggagtttaaggcaaagaaatggaatattctgcaatggccgaatcAATCGCCtcatctcaacccgatcgagcatgcatttcacttgctgaagacaaaacttaaggcagaaagacccacgaacaaacaactgaagacagctgcagtaaaggcctggcaaagcatcacaaaggaggaaacccagcgtttggtgatgtccatgcgttccagacttcaagcagtcattgcctgtaaAGGATTCTAGACAAAAGTATTAAAaaggaacattttatttatgattgtgttaatttgtccaattacatttgagcccctgaaatactGTAATggaactgtgtatgaaaatggttgcaattcctaaacgtttcatacgatatttttgttcaaccccttgaattaaagctgaaagtctgcacttgcatctcggttgtttcatttcaaatccattgtggtggcgtacagagccaaaattatgaaaattgtgtcagtgtccaattaattCCAGACCCAACTGTAGGTGGGAGAAATATACATGTGCATCTACACATGGCCCAATTGCTCCATTTTGTGTCTTACATAGTGGATGatgttgaaaaaaagacacacGTGTCTCTCTGCTTGCGTCTGtcgcttcctctccctctctcccctccccctccctgcgtctctttctctctctctgcctgcgaTAGAGGAaaaggagagcg contains:
- the LOC142486758 gene encoding uncharacterized protein LOC142486758 isoform X2, encoding MDRGTLPTTSMDPHLLSFPTVVPERLEIKSEKEEPNAEDHVTSIKSEIDSFPVDGFPVIVPETLEIKSEKEEPNTEAHLTTIKREIVTFTVNENCLNEEQNWTSCMSKSCFTSCSPEVPKTNDSYHILDTCKEPVPHEGEFTGLVQLTAQIEIYESDSRRSCSAPLFLCCKCGESFSLNMDLITHLCVDTSKKPFTCTDCGKHFSRKGKLLSHQRIHTGVKPYTCSVCEKQFIVQGNLSRHEMIHTGVKPFRCSECEKSFSRKDHLLLHQKIHTGEKPYTCTECKKQFNEKKSLVRHQTIHTGEKPYTCTECKKQFNEKQSLLKHQRIHTGEKPFTCTECKKQFSVKQSLVKHQRVHTGEKPYTCTVCEKQFNEKKSLVKHQRIHTGEKPYTCTECKKQFNEKQSLLKHQRIHTGEKPFTCTECKKQFSVKQSLVKHQRVHTVEKPYTCTVCEKQFSVKQSLVKHQRIHTGEKPYTCTECKKQFNEKQSLLKHQRSHTGEKPFTCTECKKQFSVKQNLVKHQRVHTGEKPYICQVCEKQFRVESHLSSHQRIHTGVKHFRCTECEKQFSDKGSLRRHQRIHTGEKPYTCTECEKSFSQKSQLLTHQRIHRGEKQYTCQVCEKQFNDQSHLSRHQRIHTGVKHFKCSECGKSFLRKESLLTHQMIHTGEKPYTCSVCEKQFIEQGHLSKHQRIHTGVKPFTCSECGKSFSRKDNLHTHQRIHTGDKPFAILE
- the LOC142486758 gene encoding uncharacterized protein LOC142486758 isoform X1, giving the protein MDRGALPTTSMDSGALPTTSMDRGALPTASMDRGALPTPSMDREALLTTSMDPCLLSFPTVAPERLEIKSEKEEPNAEDHVTSIKREIDSFPVGGFPVIVPETLEIKSEKEEPNPEDHLTTIKSEIVSFTVDENCLNEEQNWTSCMSKSCFTSCSPEVPKTNDSYHILDTCKEPVPHEGEFTGLVQLTAQIEIYESDSRRSCSAPLFLCCKCGESFSLNMDLITHLCVDTSKKPFTCTDCGKHFSRKGKLLSHQRIHTGVKPYTCSVCEKQFIVQGNLSRHEMIHTGVKPFRCSECEKSFSRKDHLLLHQKIHTGEKPYTCTECKKQFNEKKSLVRHQTIHTGEKPYTCTECKKQFNEKQSLLKHQRIHTGEKPFTCTECKKQFSVKQSLVKHQRVHTGEKPYTCTVCEKQFNEKKSLVKHQRIHTGEKPYTCTECKKQFNEKQSLLKHQRIHTGEKPFTCTECKKQFSVKQSLVKHQRVHTVEKPYTCTVCEKQFSVKQSLVKHQRIHTGEKPYTCTECKKQFNEKQSLLKHQRSHTGEKPFTCTECKKQFSVKQNLVKHQRVHTGEKPYICQVCEKQFRVESHLSSHQRIHTGVKHFRCTECEKQFSDKGSLRRHQRIHTGEKPYTCTECEKSFSQKSQLLTHQRIHRGEKQYTCQVCEKQFNDQSHLSRHQRIHTGVKHFKCSECGKSFLRKESLLTHQMIHTGEKPYTCSVCEKQFIEQGHLSKHQRIHTGVKPFTCSECGKSFSRKDNLHTHQRIHTGDKPFAILE
- the LOC142486758 gene encoding uncharacterized protein LOC142486758 isoform X3; the encoded protein is MSKSCFTSCSPEVPKTNDSYHILDTCKEPVPHEGEFTGLVQLTAQIEIYESDSRRSCSAPLFLCCKCGESFSLNMDLITHLCVDTSKKPFTCTDCGKHFSRKGKLLSHQRIHTGVKPYTCSVCEKQFIVQGNLSRHEMIHTGVKPFRCSECEKSFSRKDHLLLHQKIHTGEKPYTCTECKKQFNEKKSLVRHQTIHTGEKPYTCTECKKQFNEKQSLLKHQRIHTGEKPFTCTECKKQFSVKQSLVKHQRVHTGEKPYTCTVCEKQFNEKKSLVKHQRIHTGEKPYTCTECKKQFNEKQSLLKHQRIHTGEKPFTCTECKKQFSVKQSLVKHQRVHTVEKPYTCTVCEKQFSVKQSLVKHQRIHTGEKPYTCTECKKQFNEKQSLLKHQRSHTGEKPFTCTECKKQFSVKQNLVKHQRVHTGEKPYICQVCEKQFRVESHLSSHQRIHTGVKHFRCTECEKQFSDKGSLRRHQRIHTGEKPYTCTECEKSFSQKSQLLTHQRIHRGEKQYTCQVCEKQFNDQSHLSRHQRIHTGVKHFKCSECGKSFLRKESLLTHQMIHTGEKPYTCSVCEKQFIEQGHLSKHQRIHTGVKPFTCSECGKSFSRKDNLHTHQRIHTGDKPFAILE